Proteins co-encoded in one Pseudomonas fluorescens genomic window:
- a CDS encoding polynucleotide adenylyltransferase PcnB: MLKKLFQSFRTPLRRTQHIRSTPEVLNSGQHSLQKAQFSRYAVNIVERLQGAGYQAYLVGGCVRDMLLGITPKDFDVATSATPEQVRAEFRNARIIGRRFKLVHIHFGREIIEVATFRANHPQNEDDEDSNQSSRNESGRILRDNVYGTLEEDAQRRDFTINALYYDPVSERILDYANGVHDIRNHLIRLIGDPKQRYQEDPVRMLRAVRFAAKLNFGIEKHTVQPIRELAPMLREIPSARLFEEVLKLFLSGHGAITFEMLVDLQLFAPLFPASADALEYNPEYTHTLISEALTNTDLRIKQNKPVTPAFLFAALLWPALPARVLRLQERGMPPIPAMQEAAHELIAEQCQRIAIPKRFTMPIREIWDMQERLPRRSGKRADLLLDNPRFRAGYDFLLLRESAGEQTDGLGEWWTDYQDANDSERRDMIRDLSGKEDGASGAPRKRRRSGGSKRKRAGAPSATGE; this comes from the coding sequence ATGCTGAAGAAGCTGTTCCAGTCATTCCGAACTCCCCTGCGTCGTACGCAACACATCCGTAGCACGCCTGAAGTCCTCAACAGCGGCCAACATTCGCTGCAAAAGGCGCAATTCAGCCGATACGCGGTCAACATCGTCGAACGTCTGCAGGGCGCCGGCTACCAGGCCTATCTGGTTGGCGGCTGCGTGCGAGACATGCTGCTGGGCATCACGCCCAAAGACTTTGACGTTGCCACCAGCGCCACCCCCGAGCAGGTCCGCGCCGAATTCCGCAATGCGCGGATCATCGGCCGCCGCTTCAAGCTGGTACACATCCATTTCGGTCGTGAAATCATCGAGGTCGCGACCTTCCGCGCCAATCACCCGCAAAACGAAGACGACGAAGACAGCAACCAGTCTTCGCGCAACGAGAGCGGGCGCATTCTGCGCGACAACGTCTACGGCACACTGGAAGAAGACGCGCAGCGCCGCGACTTCACCATCAACGCCCTGTATTACGACCCGGTCAGCGAGCGCATTCTCGATTACGCCAACGGCGTGCACGACATCCGCAATCACCTGATCCGCCTGATCGGCGACCCGAAACAGCGCTACCAGGAAGACCCGGTACGGATGCTGCGGGCCGTGCGTTTCGCCGCCAAGCTCAACTTCGGCATCGAAAAGCACACCGTGCAGCCGATCCGCGAACTGGCGCCGATGCTGCGCGAGATTCCGTCGGCCCGGCTGTTCGAGGAAGTGCTCAAGCTGTTCCTCTCCGGGCATGGCGCCATCACCTTCGAGATGCTGGTCGACCTGCAGTTGTTCGCGCCGTTGTTCCCGGCCAGCGCCGATGCGCTGGAATACAACCCGGAATATACCCACACGCTGATCAGCGAAGCACTGACCAACACTGACCTGCGGATCAAGCAGAACAAACCGGTGACCCCGGCGTTCCTGTTCGCCGCGTTGCTGTGGCCAGCCCTGCCGGCCCGCGTGTTGCGTCTGCAGGAACGTGGCATGCCGCCGATTCCGGCGATGCAGGAAGCTGCCCACGAGTTGATCGCCGAACAGTGCCAGCGCATTGCGATTCCAAAACGCTTCACCATGCCGATCCGCGAGATCTGGGACATGCAGGAACGTCTGCCACGCCGCAGCGGCAAACGCGCCGACCTGTTGCTGGACAATCCGCGCTTCCGCGCCGGCTATGACTTCCTGCTGTTGCGTGAAAGCGCCGGTGAGCAGACCGATGGCCTGGGCGAATGGTGGACCGACTATCAGGACGCCAACGACAGCGAGCGCCGCGACATGATCCGCGATCTCAGCGGCAAGGAAGACGGCGCCAGCGGTGCGCCACGCAAGCGTCGCCGCAGCGGCGGTTCCAAGCGCAAGCGCGCCGGCGCACCGAGCGCCACGGGCGAATAA